One Bythopirellula goksoeyrii genomic window, TCATTGTCGCAGCCCGTGACGGGGGCGGAGACCCAGGGATGAATCTGCGTTTGCGTTATGCGATCAATGATGCCAAAGCCATTAGCATGCCCAAGGACAATATCGAACGGGCCATCAAGAAAGGCACCGGCGAGCTGGAAGGGGGCAGCCTCGACTCGGTGTTGTACGAGGGTTACGGTCCCGGCGGGGTAGCTGTCCTTTGCGAGATCCTCACCGACAACCGCAATCGCACCGCCCCCGAAGTACGAAAGATTTTTGAGGTAGCCGGTGGCAAGTTGGGTGCAACCGGTTGCGTGGCCTGGATGTTCGATCGTAAAGGACTGCTGGTAATTGAAAGAGATCAAACCGACGAAGAATCACTCCTGGAGCTTGCCATCGAGGCAGGAGCCGAAGATGTGAAAATCTTTGACGACAGCTACGAAGTGATCTCCGATCCCGATGCTTTCGGTGCGGTGTGCGAAGCCATCGACACGGCAGACATTGCCACGCAATCCCGCGAGATTACACGCATCCCTCAAGACACAGTCGATCTAGATGTGGAGACAGCCCGCTCGGTATTGAAAATGATGGAAGCGCTCGACGATCACGATGACGTGCAAAACGTTTCCGCGAATTTTAACATCCCTGACGAAGCGATGGCGCAGTTGGAGGAGTAGGTCCCACTGGTCGCTGAAACGACTAGTCCATCGGGGGAGTTCATTCTTTTCCGTAGTGCTCGACCTGAGGCCAGTATTCTTGGAAGTCAAAGTCAGGGCTATTGTCCAGGTCATGACATTCGAGGCACTTATTGACAACCGCACCAACAACTTGCGGTGGTGTCTGACCGCTGATATTCCCTTCATTTTCGACAATCTTCATCCTCAGTGCGGCTCGTAAGCTTTCAATCTCTTCGTCACTGAGTGTCTCCTCGCCCGACTCCGCCGCTACATGTGCTGCAGCGGGGCCGTGGCAGTTCTCACAGCCATTGCCTGTCATCAACGGCGTTTGTTTGAGTCCCACAAAACCCGATTCGTAAGGGAAATACTCCTGCGGATTCCAGCCAGTAACGTGACAACTCAGACACTCCGGATCAAATTGCCGGGGAGGATCCAGATTCACCAGTGTCTCGGTCGCATGAGCATGAGGTGTATTGAGAAACACCTCCGTCGCTTCCGTATGACAATCTGCACAGGCCGCACTCCCAGCAAAAGAATCTTCCGGGTGGCGGATGCCGGTGAGCCCCAAACCAGCAAGCGTGGTCGTTTCCAATTCTTTTTGATACTCCACGAGTAATTCTTGCATGGCGGGCGAGTCTTCAAAGCGGTGATCGAGGGGTACGCGCTGGTATCGTAGCGGGTACTCAGGATCGTCGTAGACTCCCAGAGCGATCACATATTGCCCTTTCTGGCCAGTTTCAATCAAGTAAGAATTCGCTCCTTCTATCGGACGTGAACGGGGAGGAGGAGTTTCAGCTCCCCCAGTGGTGCCGACCAGATCGAACACCGGAAACTGGCGGGCCAATTCAGTCGCCTCGTCTGGTTCGCCATGCACCAAGAGAACATTCAAATCACAGTTTTGAGCTTCCAGTTGGGGGATCACATCCCGAAGCGATTCAACGGGGTCAAGTATGGCAATTTCTTCATTCCCCTCGAGAAGTGTTCGGGCTTTGGCTCCCAAGACGGCTGTTACTCCAATTTTTTTCCCTCCTGCATCCACTATCTTGAATGGCTGCG contains:
- a CDS encoding multiheme c-type cytochrome, with amino-acid sequence MAEHFRKRHPFLGLSVLVLAVVIGIAFSSGIRSAEHGKFPDRAAEIADAIKKNDRIFVDWPKPEFTLVFSGDTDGYLEPCGCAGLDNQKGGMKRRHTFLKQLAADGWNPVALDMGGEVRRTGSQAEMKYRYALRSLIDMGYAVVTFGLKDLQLSSEAILFVLANLDPDNNPLVSANVDLFGMAQPFKIVDAGGKKIGVTAVLGAKARTLLEGNEEIAILDPVESLRDVIPQLEAQNCDLNVLLVHGEPDEATELARQFPVFDLVGTTGGAETPPPRSRPIEGANSYLIETGQKGQYVIALGVYDDPEYPLRYQRVPLDHRFEDSPAMQELLVEYQKELETTTLAGLGLTGIRHPEDSFAGSAACADCHTEATEVFLNTPHAHATETLVNLDPPRQFDPECLSCHVTGWNPQEYFPYESGFVGLKQTPLMTGNGCENCHGPAAAHVAAESGEETLSDEEIESLRAALRMKIVENEGNISGQTPPQVVGAVVNKCLECHDLDNSPDFDFQEYWPQVEHYGKE
- a CDS encoding YebC/PmpR family DNA-binding transcriptional regulator, which translates into the protein MAGHSHWANIAHKKSVIDAKRGKVWSKLSKAIIVAARDGGGDPGMNLRLRYAINDAKAISMPKDNIERAIKKGTGELEGGSLDSVLYEGYGPGGVAVLCEILTDNRNRTAPEVRKIFEVAGGKLGATGCVAWMFDRKGLLVIERDQTDEESLLELAIEAGAEDVKIFDDSYEVISDPDAFGAVCEAIDTADIATQSREITRIPQDTVDLDVETARSVLKMMEALDDHDDVQNVSANFNIPDEAMAQLEE